The genomic interval ccaaAACAGAATATTTAATAAGGGTGTTCAAGTAACTGCAACTATTccaactagaattttaaaaatggttttgagCAATTCAAACATCAACAAAGTAACTTTACTACAGTCCTAAAGTAATGACTTTAGGTAACAGCACTAGTTTGAACATTCTAgcatgtctataaaaaataaataaaatttcctagtCCTCAATCAAGCCAGTTGTCCTCaatcaatgtttttcaaacagCCAATTGAGACGCCCTAGTGAGTAGCCTAGTCCGTTCATTTAGCAGTATAAAACCAACAATTGGAGGAAAAACTCAGAACATATTCCACATAGTAATGGCATCTACTGTTCTCTGAAACTTCTATTTCAATTATATGTAGAGACAGATATGCACGTGTACACCTAATGCTATGCAAAATATCTTACTGGGGACtcagtcaaaaatattttaagaacaaagGCTGAAATGATCTCTTAGATACCTTCAACTTTTGGATTCTGTCATTCTGTGAATTTTGGATCTTTAGCTTTAAGTAATGTGCTGCACAACAGAGAtctttaatatttacaaaatcatttttatgcAAAGTTATATTAGGATAACTTATTTTTGAGACAGAGTGTAGTGGAGACTGAGAGAGAATACTCTGTACTAGTTCCAACTATcgcttaacttttaaaaatttaaattttagcaaGCGACTCaggtaagcctcagtttcctcatctgcaaagaaaaaaaaggaatagtacTCTTCATACTGAAAGATGTGAAggcttaataaaaatatatagcaaagagTTCTAGAATGGGCAATATTAAGGAAACATATGTTGCAACCTTTTAAAACAACTTTGATTTTTGaacaaaaaattcacaaaatttggTGCTATAGCCTTGTCCCAAGTTTTGAAAATAACCTTGGGGAAAAATAGTTCCAGTTGGAAACCTGTTTCAAgccacagaaaataaagaatgctGAGAACTAAATTAGAATTATCAGCTCCAATGTGGTTTACCCATCACGCCAAAATCCCATATTGCCATGGAACGCATTCCTAGTTTCCTTCTTCCAGTTCCCACCTGCCTAGGTGTTAAAGGAATATAAGTCAATGTTTATATATGCCCTTATAACACAAAGACAAATCTGCTTACATCAAAAGTATAATGCATTCCAAGGTGAAAAAAATTATCTGGTATTTAAATTATGCTTCCTATAGTTCTTCCTCAATAACATTCATAAATGAGAGCAGACTCCATTATCAATGTGACTGTATCTTTTAAAGGATTTGATGTTGTTTctacaattctgagatcatgtgCTGCAGTCTTAGCTCCACCAGAGACACTTAATATGACACTGAAACAAATTTATCTTCattcttaatattaaatattactatCTATCTCCACTGAGTGCCAAAATAATTCAACGTCATGTTCTATAATTGTAATTGTAAACATACAGCTTTATCTTTTTTGGTTTCGTCTTTGAAATGAGAAcactattttaagaagaaataaatacatgtgaaaCAGATGAATTCCCTGTACAACAATGCCTTATAGCACtagtttttgttgctattgttactTTAACTTGTATGGAAAATTTTTTCAGGCTTGCCTGAAAACCGAACAAACCAGACATGACAGAAAAAATATTCCAGTAAAAATAACACAATATATAGCACTTACATACCAGGGGactattctaagcacttcacATACACCAATTCACTTCACTTTCACAACCTTATGTGGCCAGTAATTTCaagctcattttacagatgaagacccCAAAGTAATAAGAGATTCAATAACTTGCTTCCAGTATTAGTAAATGGTAGGACAGAGCTTGAATTCAGGCAGCAAGTTCCTAAATACTATGCCTTCCTGTTCTCTGCAATGACTACCAAGtaacttattttcttccttgtgcttttctatatttttaagcattttttaaaaaataaacatctattttaGATTCAGGATGTTAAatgcaaatatgtaaaaataatgttttgaaaaaCAGGTGGCAAATGAACTCTGCAGGCAAAAATTTCCCATTATTATCTATATTAGATTATCATTATCAGGTATATATTAAGGGGTTCTGGAATACTTTTAATCATTTATGTATACATGGGTAGCCTACctttaaataacaatttttacttttaattgtaacataaaatttaccagttATCATTTTGACAAAGGCCATTATGAAGTAACAcactgcatatattttatttttcttaaaacaactaCTTCTGACCCATTGAATTGAACAGTAAAGGTGTTATCACCTTCTGTAATATATACATAccatttaaaacagaattttgacAATCAAAAGCTGTCCTGAATGCAGCAGGATATGTGGAAACTTAAAAGACTATGTCAGTGAACATTTATTCTGACAAGGAGAATTTGTATGCATCTCTGAACGGAAATCACTTAGTATACAGACCtgtgtttttatatatagaaTTTCTTAAAGAAGGGtatattaatttaatatgaaGACTGGCAAAAGAcagattttgggggaaaaataaacaaaaatagactgGACACAATGACATCTACCTCTTCCTTATAGGACTTCCTCTTCTTActaagactcttgatttcatcaaTTGTTGGACAAAACGATTTTCAAATTCTGAACTTTTAATTGGCCATGATGATGAAATCCtggagatcattttttaaaaattgatctgGTATCAAAGCATTCCCAGAATACCTAGGTAGGAtgacatcttaataataaaaatatcatatttgCCAGATTTACAAGAGTCAAAAGGAAAACCCCATCCTTTAAAATCTTACAGTATTCTGGGCTATTACTCATGATAAAGTCATCTTTAtccataattgaaaaaaataccttAATGGTAAAGATATttaagtagtagtagtagtagtcaCATAAAATAGACCTCTCTAATACTTAAGAAAACCCAGGATCTCTAAGAATGGCTGGCTTAAGCAACTTCATTCAACTTACTAGATTCTATGGTTAAACACTTTGTTTACCTTTAAGATACTGGCTACAATAACATCTTTAGATTatccaaatatatttaatttttttcaattctctaAAACAGATGAAGGAAAGTTTTTTATATCTTACGTATAAAGTTTAGATGTTTGGTAACAGTCATACCAAATAATCACATCTGCTTTTGAGACCAGGAACCCTGACTTCTACTTCCAATTCTACCATTAATTTCTGTAggccagaatttcttttttctcacataTAAAGCTAAGGAGTTTGACAAGTTTCATTGTTTTAGATTATTACAGAATCCCGAGAATCTAAGTAGATCTACTTAATTCTCTTAATCTCCTTTGAGAACATTAAATTACGCATGAagttcttcatttcatttataataagtTATAAGAAACAATAATGATCACTGCATTGAGCACAATACAGTGAATGTATAAGATACAATTAATCATACTCAGAGCAGCACAGGATAATCTTATTCTTAAAGCACTATCGgtcaattattaaataaaaaaatcgaGTTTTATTTCAATAATAACCAAGAGTTTTTGATGAGGAAAATGGTGGGGACTAGGACAGATAGGACTGATagagcccagaaaaaaaatgatttttttagaagGGATTGAGCAGAACCAATTGGTAGTagagttatttatttgtctatcACTTTGATCTGTTTTAGTCCCTATTTCGGACTCTCCTATAGAGTTCTCCATTTCAGCCATTCCTTTCAGTCTTTAGATCCCTACACAGAATTCTAGGATTCCCTGACTAATCTGAACCAAATCACACACCAATGTCAATCCTTACTCTAAACCTGCTATTTTCATCATCCTCTCGAAGACTGCCAGTCTCCTAaatgtataattgtatataaatatggcctcaataaatacatatctataaacTATACAAAGAGCCATCTTTCCCAAATACTGGTTTGCAGTATGGCTTTATCAGAGTATCTGGGGGCACTACCAGAAATATAATTCCTAGGCTCTACAATGAACTCCCAGTCTGAATCTCTAGATGGTAgaaccttggatttttttttttttttaaacatatttcctGTTCAGATGTGAAGACAGTTTGGGGTATGTCACAGATGGCAATATTGTCTTCCATGATACTCCATCCTCTACTAAcataatctcttaaaataaaaaataatgaaaataaatgttcagaCCCTTTTCCTTTGGAAATGCTTTGTctaagaaaaatgacaaattatctACTTTTAAAGAATACACAAATAGATAAATGTTATTAGTAAAATATAGTAAAAGCCTTGTCATGGTTTGGATTGTTAATTCAAGTGAGCTCCTAAGTATCACTGTATTATCTTCTAAGAAACAACAACATATAGTGAAAATAAGTCCAGGGAGAAATATTCCAATAATTTCAAGTGTGGGATAGTCCTTAAATGATTCGGAGACACCTACTTGTGAAAAGGCAACTTATATTTTACCATACTTCACggatcctaaaattcatttttttccacattttaacatctctgaaatcaggATATACCATAAAACTGGTAGCATCTCAAGACAACTGGCAGCATATTTTCCTACTACTGAAAGTGGTAAGAAAATAACCGTGTGTCCTACAATCAACAGTATCTAAGTTTCAATACACTAATTCTTCAGCTGTCATCAAAGACAActcctctaggggcacctgggtgcagCTGTCATCAAAAATAGTTCCTCAAGGGGCTCTTGGGTACAGCTGTCATCAAAGACAGTtcccctaggggcgcctgggtggcagagcTGGTTGTGGATCCAACTCTTAGTCtggactcaagtcatgatctcaagccctgcattgggctctgcatggattccacttgagattctctttccctttacctctgcctgtcccactcatgctctctctctcataaataagtaaatctttaaaacaaacaaaaacccagttcCTCTGAAAATTCCAGCTAGGAAATAATTGGCTAGTGTGGTTTAAATTACATAGTACATGAAAGTGAGAAacacagttttctttaaaaaaaaaaaaaaaaaaactgtaattattAACGGAAGGTACTACTCCTCCCTTTCCACCATGCCAGCCACTCTTACGATTAGTAACTAAAAAATAAGACCTAACAGAAAACATACTCAAGTGTGTCATATATGTAGTCATTATTTTCTGGGCCTCATTTGTAGACGAATGAGTAGATGGAACTCCAAGGCTCCTTTTAGCTCTTAAAAGTCTACGATTCTGTAACcttaattattcaaatattaataCTGAGCTCAGCaaatttctcatttcctcttctcttcccaaccCCACTCTGTAGTCCAAATTAGCTGGTCATAAAAAGTAGTCAAtaagtttttttgcttttgtttttggtgggttttttttgtcaAATTGTTACAGAAgagtaagaataataaaaaagcaaagtagATCCTTGAGGAATAAGATGTTAAACATCCATCAGTACTTTTGAGAGTTCAGCTGAGAGGATGACCTAAAACTACTTTTTGTCATTAAAATACTATGACTTTATCATAATCACACcactatgaatatttttttaaaaataggagtctcagggcgcctgggtggctcagtgggttaaagtctctgccttcagctcaggccatgatctcagggtcttgggatccagccccgcatcaggctctctgctcagcagggagcctgctttcccctctctgcctgcctctctgtctacttgtgatttctgtcaaatattaaaaaaaaaaagtcttaattttaCTAACTCACAAGGcctactgtgatttttttttccctaacatttTCAcattgttacttaaaaaaaaaaaaagaaaaaagaagagtaaaatttGTTTAGTATGAGCATTTAGCACTAAGAAGATTCTCAGTGGTCATAATTCATCTTTACATCTCTAATGATAAGCAAAGTGCCTCACACACAAGATTTCTGAAGCAAACTGCTTTTGTGGACTTGCAATATTCATGTACAGATATTATCTAGTGAATGTTGATTTAAAATTGGTCAAATTGTAATATTCAGGTTTGACAGAATTaagaattcacttaaaaaaaaacagtataattaAGAAGTTCAGAGTTCCACTCTTAAaaccctcttttaaaaaagaccttaTAAACCAAAGTGACTGTTTCCTCAAAATTCTAGATGATAAAAGAAGTATACAACAAGTACTTAAACGTTTCTAAGTTCTTGGCCTTGCTTTACTaagagggggtggtggtgggaaacGAGGCAGGGGAAGGAAAATAAGGTTGGGTAGATTTCTTAGCTGACGGAGGGTAAGGAAGGTagacaattctttttatttctaactctGTGTTAATCTTATAAAGAgtagtttcattgtttttttaaattaggcaAGGCATAGCTTTTACTGGAAATAGATGGAAGGATCCCAACCCAAGAAGCCAAACATAAAATGCATGGTCTTAGGATTTACAGTTCTGCTCTAACAATCGAAATTCAAAGACAGACTTCAATGTACTTTCCACAAAACATCACTCAACGTCCTTATATGATACCCCATCATTCTGCCGACCTACATAAAAGTTGCTGGCTGCCTTATGATTATATTAGTTATTTATGTAGCTCAAAACTACAAGAGTAAAATAGAAAGAACACCAGAAAGCAAGTAATGATAATTTCTCCAAACAACTAATGCCTTTCTGCCTCTGTTGAAAAACTGCTTGAGTTGCCTAAGGCAGAATCTCTCAACACcagaaatatatttgtttttaaaaaccagttaacAAACAGAAGAGGCACACAATCTCTGCAACTTTCAAATTTCTGAGATATCAAACAACTTTTTCCATTGGTTTACAGTTTTATGAATACTCAGATTTAGACAAATCCatcctaaaactaaaatatactttaaaataagtatcaCTATTTCCTAGTTGTGTCTTGCATTCTTATCTTTTATTAGTATGGAAGGTTAACTGTACCTTAATTTTACCTGACATCAAATTTTACTTTaagttgtttaaaaacaaaacaaaactagtaaTGATGGGTGTATGTAATATCATAAATAAAACTCTGTGGTAAAGGGGGTGGCCCCTGGCTGGTACAGCATgagactcttcatcttggggttttGACTTCTaaccctatgttgggtgtagagtttacttaaaagtaaaacttttaaaacacacacacacagccacacacacacacacaaataacctGTGATAAAGCACCCTAGGACAAATGAAAATTTTGGTACTTGATTGGCAATTGGtttctgtcttcagcccaggCCTGCATTCTTAAATGGGGGCACTAAAATTCTTACTTTTTGTGGAGGCAAGAAATTAACAAAAGGCAATCTGGAGAAACAGGAAGTTGGAAGGTTTGGAAGGTGGGTATTTGAGTTCCTAATATTCTCCCAGCTCAATCTCCCTGGATTGGGTTGATGATAAAAAGCACCATTAATTTCAAGATTCCTGGAGTTTCAACCAACTGAAAGATACGTAAGTGGTAAGAAAATATCACAATAAGGCAGTGCTATACGAGGCATTCTAAGTGATCCAGCAGGAACTCTTACTAGCAGCATGCACCAAACTGCCCAGATCACTTCACCTTCACGATAACTCTAAATTTTACATCATGGAATTTCTGGATACCACTTATTATTTTATGGTATGATTTTATTGTTTCACTCTTCCCAGTTAAGATTTGACATTCATACGTATTACTGAGTATCTCCACATTCCCCTTGTTCCTGTGCTTTGGTCCTTTCCCAACATCCACTTGTCTTCTGAACAGAGAAGAAATTTTTGGAGTTATCTGTCAATATTTGGAAAatctattcattttcaaatagaGAGTGATCATTATTCAAGACAACCAATACTTTGCGGGACACATTTATAAATTTGGACAGgaacaacaaaagaatatttacaacTTGTAATACAACAACATCCATATATTCCTATACCATATAATgccatatttttttccaaacagtCACTATCAAGTGAATGCACTGAACTTTATTACAATCTCCCCAATATTAGGTATTTATTCTAGTACTAATTTTTAAGCATAAGCCCAACTTACCCGGACAAGTGCATCATCTATGATATGGTCACGTCTGACTTTGAGTCTCAAATACGGATTCAACTGCTGTCCTTGAACTAAGCTGTAGAGAACAGTGATTCTTCGTTCACTGTACATGCGAATTCTATTGTCATAATATAATCCCAAATTCTTTGTGACAGCATTCAATATAAAGGGACATGTCATGAAAGAGaatttgttctctgtttctacTTTGAAAAAAGTATAATCTTTATCCATTTCTAGAACATCATTCAGTGGTTCATTAATAAACTCTTCAAAAGGGATAAGTGGTTTTCGACAATCCAGAGTTTTAACACCAAGTTCAGTTTCCAGGGGGTCCACTCGaggacctttcttgtttcttctttcctctcccaaaAGCTCCTGAAGTGTCAATTCACTGGACTCAGGGATGGGCTCTTCATCATCTTCTTCATTGTGATTTGTGTCCACTTCCCCACCCACTACATTTGCATAGTAAACCATTTTCAAGCACTTTGAAGCAGCAACAATAGCATCATCATCATTCACTAGATTTCGACTGTTAAATTCATTGCTTATGACTTTGTAAGTAATAAGTTGCTGAAATGTTTCCATCATTCTACGAATCTGGTCTGCACTGTATTTAGACCACAGTCTAACCAATTTTCCTTGGGCTGCGAGGGGGAGCTTACTCATTGCTTTGCAAAATAAAGGCAAAGCCATTTCCAGATATTCAGGACTGTGGAGATTTCTATTCTCCATTACAATAATGAATAAATTCAGATAATTAGGATCTCGAGAGTATACATTGTGATACGTCAAGTCACATTCCACATTAGGTGACAAATATACAAGTGCATTGAGAAAAgcagtttctattttttcattagaGAGTAATCTGGTGTAGACCCTTCTAATGGCCTCAATATCCACAGACACATCATCAGGGCCTAATTTTTGTAAGTTGTTATCGCCTTGTGAACTATCAGTTATCCTTGAAGAAGATGCTTCTGAATCTTCTTCCATAGCAGCAGCAGAACATGcagctttttccttttcatcttcatCCTTGTCTTCATCCTTTCCTTGAAGagatttcagttcttccttggtGTGTTGTTTGACTTTCCGAAAGCTCTGTACCAATGCCTCAGCACTAGAAAAAACTCTTCCAATAACACGGATTAAAGGGGaataatcctctctctctctacataatTCAAGAATTTCATATACCGTCTCTTCTGTTAGGTAAGTCACAtctaaaaaattagagaaaaaaaggagaacatttatttttataagtatgtTTAGTTTGTCTTAAGTTCTAGTGCAAAGTAAAACAGCCATTTTGTACTCAATACTATTTATGACTtacaattcttttaaaacatttctaatacTTAGATTCAacaaaagatttacttatttttgtcaGTGAACTATACAATAGCCAACAACCTCACCCATTCTTTATACATTCTTTCAATAATATGTAGCTTTTAATGAGCTCAAACTCTTTCACAATCACAGTGGAAATTAACATGCAGCTTTAACATGTAAATATGAACCAAGACAATCATGTGTTGATTTGATTCATCACAATATACCTCTTACAACCTTATTTTAGAGCAGAAACACATTCTTCTGAGaggtttctttcttatttcactcTTCCCAAAAGACTGAGGAAAAGTCAAGAAAGGTTCTTTGAGCATCCTCTTTGGGAAACAGCCCTTGTCTTACTTTTATGTATCTTAAAATCAAACTGGTTCCTTCTtagtcttttcagtttttcccagGGTGGTCATTCCAAGGGTGATTGAGAAAAATTACTACACCATTTCTCATAAGATCTCAAGCTGACAAACAATGCCATCTGTAGCCAGGAATCAGGTtggaagaaacaggaaatagTGACAAGAGTAATAAAAAATTGAGTGGTAGAAGGCAACTTAGAAGACAAGTGAAAACAGATTACTATGTAGTCACCAaaatctttttcctctcctttctgggCAGATTTGGATCATATCTCCCAGCTTTCCCAGGTTTTTGAGGTTAAGTGCTACTTTCAGGCCAAGGCTTTTCCTTCTGGCTAAATGAGATGATGTTCCCAGGATGCTTGGGAAGCCATGTGCTGAAGATTTACAATGACACTACAGCAGCATTTTTGAATGATTATGTGATGTGGAACTCTGCCAACCTAGAATATCATGGCTATTAGAGgacctagaaataaatttccaCTTTGTTTAATAAGCTAGTGTTCTGGTATATACTTAATATTGCAGTCTAGTTGATCCTTACTAATACAGAAAGAAGCTTTTCACCTTTCCCCACCTTGCCGGTCTTTAAAATACCAGCAGACTGTCTAAATTATGCTTAATCCTTCTTGGTACTTTTCTGGTGCTAAAAATTTTATAGGTAAGATGAGCTGATTGGTTTTTTCACAGACTGCATTACCATCATTACCATTATATTTGCAGTCTGTATTACTCAAATCCAAGggaattttattatgtttttctatCACATCCATGAAAACCACATGATCAAGAAACAACCCTTTGTAAGAGGCAAAAATGACAGGAGGCAATGAAAGGCTAGACCAAATATCAATTTATTACACATTTTCAGAGTTATACTAATGTTAACAAGTTGAAATTCCAATGAAATCACAGAAgaaacaagaatgaaaagaacatttCAAGGATTTTTGAGATAAAAATCTCAGGAAGGTGAGACTACTACTACAGGGATGAAAGAGTCTGTAGCAGTTTGCTGGTATGCATTTTACTTCCCTCTCACATCTGTCTCTAAATAGTAGCTTAGACCTCCATTAtcactttttaaagtacttttataTTTGCTCTTTTTATATTTACCAGGGAATACCCTTTTAAACAAAAACCAGATAAACATATGGCTCCAATTCTCCTCACCAACAAAATATAAATCTATACATACATCCTCTTGAAAGGAATTAAGAGTTAAGTTTGGAAATTATGGAATGCATAAGCATTCCACTCCCAAAACGGAATGCCACTGAATGAAACACAttagaacaaaaaaggaaaactccaTGTGTGTTCCCTCTTATGCTTTGCTtacttacacacacaaaaaagaattttaacatgCTGTTTTCTAAAACTCCAAGTTGTCATCTTTTACtcaaatgttaatttaatttcatCAGTTTCATATGAACTTTCATAATATTTAACTCTTTCATAGAAAGCACTGAATACAGTGATTGAAGAGGAAAACCATATAAAACATTCCAACTCCAAGAGTAATAGAGCTCAATGCTTGGAGACATCATACAATTGACAACTCACAGATTCAATACCTCAAATGATAAACTCCCTGGTACTTACCATgagattcaatttaaaaaaagaaggaaaaaacccaacattttaaaagttgaaattagCTTAGCTCTGATGTACTCACTCCCATGAtctattctcaaaagaaaaactaaaaaaaccccACCTTTCATTTTCTCACTTATAATCTGAGATAAGCTAAATAATCACAAAATCTCACCTTACCAAAGCTAAGAAATATACCTCAACAACACTATTTTTCTCTTATGACTTGCATGAATATCAGGCAACTGgggataaaataaacttttttaatactcaaataagaacataaatgattacatttcacatgaaaatatagaaataaaaacattctgacCCTATAGTCAAACAACCTcattaataaaatagtaaaaatatcctttaaacaTCAGATAAttgaatttcattttacaaatcaaCTGTAAAACCTATTCTAAAAGCTAAAGGAAGAATGAATGCGCTGAGCAAAGATAATTAACACCACTTTAAAGTTCCATGTTActtatatgtacatgtgtgcttTTTGTGATCCCTAAGGACTATCACACATATCTGCTATTGCTCAAAGTATTCAAATGTTGGTCGACAGCTAAGACTAACCAATTACTAAAAGGATATAAAACCATTAATGATCGACCAAAGGACATAATTTTCAACTGATATAAAGATGTCTACATTCAATGCTGGATAGTACCCCAAGAGTTCTGTGTCCTGCGTTATCCTAGTTTAGTTCACATGAATATAGCAACTTATATTTTATACTGAGATTATTTATAGCTCCAAATTAGAATTATTAATCAT from Mustela erminea isolate mMusErm1 chromosome 5, mMusErm1.Pri, whole genome shotgun sequence carries:
- the UBE3A gene encoding ubiquitin-protein ligase E3A isoform X3, translating into MDNNAAAIKALELYKINAKLCDPHPSKKGASSAYLENSKGAPNNSCSDIKMNKKEGQGARDDFRDVTYLTEETVYEILELCREREDYSPLIRVIGRVFSSAEALVQSFRKVKQHTKEELKSLQGKDEDKDEDEKEKAACSAAAMEEDSEASSSRITDSSQGDNNLQKLGPDDVSVDIEAIRRVYTRLLSNEKIETAFLNALVYLSPNVECDLTYHNVYSRDPNYLNLFIIVMENRNLHSPEYLEMALPLFCKAMSKLPLAAQGKLVRLWSKYSADQIRRMMETFQQLITYKVISNEFNSRNLVNDDDAIVAASKCLKMVYYANVVGGEVDTNHNEEDDEEPIPESSELTLQELLGEERRNKKGPRVDPLETELGVKTLDCRKPLIPFEEFINEPLNDVLEMDKDYTFFKVETENKFSFMTCPFILNAVTKNLGLYYDNRIRMYSERRITVLYSLVQGQQLNPYLRLKVRRDHIIDDALVRLEMIAMENPADLKKQLYVEFEGEQGVDEGGVSKEFFQLVVEEIFNPDIGMFTYDESTKLFWFNPSSFETEGQFTLIGIVLGLAIYNNCILDVHFPMVVYRKLMGKKGTFRDLGDSHPVLYQSLKDLLEYEGNVEDDMMITFQISQTDLFGNPMMYDLKENGDKIPITNENRKEFVNLYSDYILNKSVEKQFKAFRRGFHMVTNESPLKYLFRPEEIELLICGSRNLDFQALEETTEYDGGYTRDSVLIREFWEIVHSFTDEQKRLFLQFTTGTDRAPVGGLGKLKMIIAKNGPDTERLPTSHTCFNVLLLPEYSSKEKLKERLLKAITYAKGFGML